atattgtttGCTGTGGATGCGGGTGGCAGTCAGATAACTCAAGTCTCACCATAAgacatgtaaattttatacataaaatcaacaatcctgACTGTGAAATGAGCAAGTTTATAAAAGAAGATTatagtaattatgataaatataagaaatctgTTTTGGAAACAGAAGAAATGATGAGAGAAACTTTCATGCGTTGGCCTAAATCTTACCCTTCTGTGGAGAAAATGGTACAAACAGGATTATTCTACACTGGAGATGGTGATGCAACTACGTGTATCAGCTGTGGCGTTACACTGGATCACTGGTCACCTCAAGATgatccgcaagaagaacacaagaaAGGTTCACCATTTTGTAAACTTgttaaataagtgtaaaataaatagtatttatgtgtaatatatttcgttattattttcacttttgttatacacctcatgatgaatacattaagCGTAAGAGCAGGTATagcaagagaattgcataaacaagcacgtaggaattttcatactcgtcatgttgaacttaagggtattaatgatctgTATCAAGCTGATTTggtggaaatgattccatttcaaaaacaaaataagggttttaaatatataatgacaatcattaattgtttcagtaaatttgcgattgctataccgttgaagtctaaaatgggaattgaaattgagaaagctctaaaaccaatattattaaaatatcctatgaaacattttcagactgaccaaggaactgaatggttcaattctagagttaaatcattgttaaataagtataacataaatcattatcatacattctcagataaaaaagctgtaatcgttgaaaggtttaaccgcacactgaaaagtaaaatgtggagagcgtttagtgaacaaggtagttaccgctggctcggtttattaccaaagcttgtaaacgtatataacaatactgttcacagaactataggagtcaaacctgttgatgtaacaaatctaaatgagagagatattttattaaggattgttaaaacccgtaaaacccctcagttaaaacaaagattcaaagttggtgatccagttagagtaagcaaaaaatctaaagtgtttactaaaggttattttcctcaatggagcaatgaaatatatactgtatataaagtacagttaacgaaacctattacatatatattaagagatgataaaggaaatgtcattaaaggaggattctatcaagaggaactaagcaaaaccaattacaaagacacgtatttagtagaaaagattgttaggaaaaaaggtgataaagttttagtgcgttggttaggatttgatcaatcacatgacagttggattgataaagtagatcttctataatgaagtttgaaaaacaaaaaaataatttttctgttataaatttagatatgataataaaggagaagaattcagaatacaaaaaacatcatggtaaattattacctaattctataagatgtataatttgcggtccttccaactgcggaaaaacgaacttaatgttaaatttattattttctccgcaaagtctgttttttgagaatatttatatattctcgaaatcattgtatcaatcaaagtatgagtttttgaaatgtgtgttaaaaaaacttcctgagattggatacttttcgttttcagacaacgatgaagtcccacacccaagtgaagtgaaaccgaattccgtaatgatttttgatgatgtagcttgtggtaaacaaactaatataaaaaattacttctccatgggaagacataatgatgttgataCGTTTTATgtttgtcaaacgtacagttacattccaaaacagttggtgcgtgataatgctaattttatagttgttttcaaacaagatgatcgtaacttgcaacatatctaccatgatcatgtaaaccctgacatgagtttcgatacatttaaaactatttgctttagggtatgggatcaaggaaacaataaatttattgttatcgatagagaaagtcaagttaataaaggacgttatcgatcaggatttgatacgtttgtaacactataaaggaggaggttacaaatcgttttgcatctcatttactccttcagtcgatgtttgacgatcaaggagtaaagatggagagtGAAGCAACAGAGGACAATCATTGTGAACcaattgaaaaaattaacaaaacaaaagaagatattatcaaagaaattacagaactccgaaaaaatataaaacgaaaacatagaacacttaaacgtgaccttatagaaactgaagatatgtggaaaaacaaattaaaaccaatatcagaaccgttacaaaaactagttgaggagggtgaacagcttcaacaacaacaacaagaagttaagaaagaacttaagaggaaaagtttagaagaccatgaagaaacacctgcgaaacgttacttacctcaacatcctcaaggagttaagagaaagcctcacctaaatcttccaactcaacctgattatgagagtgattatgaatatgacgatggtaatagtgaagagcttccttctgcaaaacgattagcaagtcatgattcttatatggaaactgaattaacaaatgataataacgatattgaaatgaatacaccaccgccgccaaagcaatttgacgaggaaatggtatacgagtcaacaagtggacaggaattattaaaaacaccccaaggaaaaaaacttgcaaaggaatttgtagaacgtgagtttaaggggaaaattgctagagattattttctaaaacttatacaaggaggtaaaactctagaccataattatggtattcgaatcgatggtgattattggatgataggagacaaacgaatagatattcatgttgatgatattttaatagatggaaaaaggtataaaggtacacccggtctttatgaattaatagttatgaacattccaaacgattatatttatactgaagaggatttaaatgcatatgctgacatgttgagagaaactaacgtttatagagtgaattattcagcaacaggaaaaatcagatctaacagaggaagtaaatataaaaatataattgctcctctgattaatcgtgtaccaacacttgaagaccatcacatgtcaacatattctgatttggtaaataaagaagctaccgggagcggtattaatttaacaaacaccgcacctaattatgtttattttaacgatccaaatgaacttgtagatgaattgaggttattattagcatctcaacaagcagggaacacaggtcattcaaatgaaatcaactcaatcattgaagaactacttgaattagaacctgtattgtcaaaaaacgttgtagtgaaaaaaaaatattgttatcaagttgaatattgttcattttatttctattcctcacatgatatacatgtatcatgagtgttgataaatttggtcaccattcacgatcgactaagtttcttagaggtccaaaaggagaagggttcgaacttactatcgaaggcaattatgatatgcaaaataagaaactgtgtaatgtcagagaaccAACCGACaagaacgatgttgtaaatttaaactatatcaaaaacaatagtctgttaaggaccaaagatgggagtttgtttaatgcaaaaaatctaaaaatatcaaatgttggaaaaccttcaaatttacaagatgtagttaacgtgcaatatttaaaagattccatcgaagactgtttaaggattgaaaatggaaagtttgatgcaaaaaataaagttatatgcagtgctagtgaaccggttgaggagtatgacattgtaaatttaaaatacttcaataaacatgctgttaatgtacaatatttaagagataacacattaatacttaataaaacgactaaagaacttgatgcaaagagtgctaccatatcaaatctgtcCAAACCTAAGTCTCTGTACGACGCTGTGAACCAATtacattttctagaaaatattgccgacataacctacgcaatttattatcaaattcacaaaaggagtaagaaaaagatgactaaatccgaatggttaaataaagttataaaatataaaaacgtaaattggtttgatcttttttcagttaaagtagagtccccagtaagtgaagacgtctcttagatgtatttaagtaatggctgcGCGAAAAAACCgcttcagtcgttattgtggctctggactgttaagtacaattggaaaaactgcaagtactattataaatcgagggattgacattttaccttttgaattacatttacctggaggttatcagtactgcggtcctggtacagatttacaaaagagattaagtagaaacgatccaggaattaacggtttagacgcagtttgtaaggaacatgatatagcgtacttaaaatatcaagataataatcacagagcatacgctgacagaatcttagctgaaaaggcttggaatagatttaaagcatcagattcaagtgtaggtgaaaaagccgcagcgtgggcagttacaaatattatgaaagcgaaatctaaattaagtggtggatcaataaggaagaagaagaagaaagcagtacagaagaagaaacagatgaaaacaaataaaaatataaaaaataataagaaaacaaagacgaacaagaacaaaacaaagcaaaataaaaaaaaccttaaagggaaaggggttatatttTAAACCGCATTCTGGatcaggataaaaaaaaaaatactcatcaaaaataatagatgagcttcctaataaaccgctatcacagttcgacattttaaaatgtgctaagcttctaaagttatcatactttagaggagtatttatgagagacctgttaccgcctaaaattaacgacaatgaatctgcagttgttaatttagatagtataaatggaaaaggtacacattgggtatgttatttgaaacgtggatataacgtagaatactttgacagttttggtaatttaagaccaccgaccgagttagaggattattttaacagtggaccccatcacgtcacaatcaaatacaattactttccgaggcagaaggaaaatacttttaactgtggtcatttgtgtttagactttttgttcgtgaagaaatgatttgtgttacaggacgatcgtctgatctcaagtgtacgttatttcctcctttagatttatcaagatctaatgactgggaaatgggttttttggatttaatgacttacaattcaattcccaatattgaaaaaatatcaataacatactttacatcggctccaatacaatatctcttccaacaggatcttatgaaatagaagacattcataagtatattaacaataaattgaaagaaatagatccaactacaacattcaagttaaaagcaaacaacaatatacttaaaagtgaaatatggtgttctaagaaaatagacgtttcgaaacctcacaatttaggttcgttacttgggtttatagataaagatatcaagatattggatgcaaataaatggcacgtatcatcaagtcaagtgatcattaacaaagttgatatcatacgaatcacttgtaatattgtaggaggttcatatagagacggaatcgaaggacacgtattacatgaattttatccagtggttggacctggatttaaaattgttgaaagacctgaatcagtacaatatcttccaatttacaaacaaaataatttatcagaatttaatataaaactagaagatcagaacggagatttaattaatttcagaggtgaaaacattaatttacgcgttcacattagagagaaagcaggaaaataactatgggcttggtgtttaactcaacctctgcatcttctaaaaaaaagttagttaaaacctttcatactacaccaaatTTCAGTATTCCTCTAACAGTGAAGCTgttaacattgaggaaccgcatatttcttaactcactaggaatatttaaatcacctttatcatcatgaacgggatactggatattggtgaaaatgtaaattttgatgattcagtaattaatattgaatggcattctcacaatccatactcttcgaattcattaaagaatagtgacGAAATTAGAATAccagttcaccaacaagatgtatacacattaccaagtcgaagttttcttctgattgagggaaaaattataaaggctgcagacaattctgatgatataactacagagttggtaaataatgctatgtcatttttgtttgatgaaatacgatatgaactgtgtggtacagaaattgatagagttaaaaatgttggtattacgactacaatgaaaaatatacttacatctcgcccaagtgatgtcaactggatggaaaatgctggttggaaaattacatcagtagaaaatttaagtgataaaactaacttttctttttgtgtaccacttaaattgcttcttggatttgtagaagattataatcatattttattaaatgttaaacaggaattggtacttttgagggcatcaagtgataagaatgctatcattcagagtggagcttctttacatgattttaaaataaatttgacaaaagttatttggaaagtaccttacgtacaagttgaggacaatataaaattatctcttttaaaagttgtagataaagatcaacccatttctattccttttagaagatggcaattaaacgaatatccatctttaccagcctcgcagtttcaaacatggacagttaaaactagttcagttatggaaaagccacgctacgtcatactaggttttcaaacaaatcgtaaagacaatgctgctaaaaatgcatctcattttgatttttgtagtttggaaaatgttaaattgtacctCAACAGCAAATACTATCCTTATGATAACTTGAATGGGAATAAATCActaatgtatgacttgtatacaagatttcaatcttcttattattcaggatgtgatgatcaaccttgtctcgataaaaaaacatttttagctaaaactcctttatttgttatagacTGTTCTAAACAATTAGAAACACTAAAGACTGGATCACTTGATATACGTCTAGAAATTCAAACTTCTGCTGAAGTACCTGCTAATACAGCAGCTTATTGTTTCATCATTCATGATGccttaattcaatatttaccattgtctggtattgtaaagaaaattatgtaattccaaaatcaaatataataaacaaaatgttatttaaaatgttttgtctctTTACTTTCCTTGGTACTCTTAAATTAGAATaggaaaaaaataacaacacataattattagtatacaatcagttttatttacaatatttacataacaacaggtgaatgtatattgttaacatcATTTTAGTTGGTAATGTCCATAAGCAATTGTATTGATGCCATCTTCACAAACACTCCTTTTGTCATCATCATAATTTAATGCCAATTTGTTTACtgataatgttttgatattatgtttttttgattgaaataatgttacatcacatcttaaattgactttattattcaaacagttcAGGAAAtcattaaagtgaatttttttatctacaactGATTTTGTTATACCTTTGGCTTTTTTCAATCTATGACCCTGACTTGTTGTAAGATATTCATTATTCATAGTTGTATATGTGTACAATTTAGGTTTCAAacctataaattctaaaataggaATACTTACACATTCATCTTTGAATATTCCTAGAGTTTTCTTGTTTGTCTCGTCATAACATTTATGATCTTTAGGGTAGTCGGACAAATCAAGAAAGCACTTTAAGTTTGGGTTGAGGAAATCCTCATACACATCAGGagtgaatatttcataaaaaaaggaaTCTGTATCTAAATAAAGTACGTTAACAATCTTATTGGAATAAAAAGGTTTAACTACATTATAGTGAAAATCATACATATGCAATTTAGATAATTCAAGAACAGTAAAACCTATAtagattggtttattaaaatacaatttatccttTACCATTTCAATGGCTGAAATATTCTCACCATAGACAATTCTGTTCTTGAACCCAGGTTTAGAAACAAGTTTTTCTACTTTTCTGGAATCAGTTACCAGTTCAAGATTAGtacgttttcttatattttcaattgtttttccaaacatagCATTGttaagaagcttataaaattctttctcaaagcTATTGTTTGcttcttttcgttttttagtattgaaatctaTATAAGGTTTCAACCAAGTgctttgattaaatttcaatactctacggattttctttagttttaatccatGATTCAAAGcttgctttaaaactaaatagtgaCAAACGTATTTCTTTTTGTGTTGTAAAGTAGTTAGGAGTTTGATTTCCTTTGATCCTGGAGGACATTTGTTTTCTGACAAGAACGGTAAGTCATTGTGTTTGTCATGTAAACGATGAGGATATTTTACATCACACTCAATTATGTAACCAACATCCTCATTATCAGGTACAGACAAAACATCAAatgtcttaatttgttttttggttAACCATTTAAAAGAATCTTTTGGTATAGGTTTTGACATTGCGTATCCATATAAGTTGTTTgcatctatatatattaaaaatgaactgtCTTTTCCAGGATCAAAGGCGTTACCCATGTAACTATTATTAGATTTTGCATAGCgttttacacactgtgtaatacCACCTCTTATACCTTTCTCAATGAAAAGATATTGATTATAGTCTTCAATAAGTTCAAGTTttacgtttgtaaattttaacatagcatcaaaAGTAAGACTAGGTAAGGTTAAGTAATGAGCAGGATCCAAATCGTAGTTTGATTGACATACTaatctaaagttttgaaatacatcACACAAAAGTAATACATCAGTTTTAAGGTAAAGATCACTATATTCACCTAGTGTTTTACATTGAAAACTATTCCAAACCTTTTTAGCATGTTCATAATCTCATTCACTGATGTCATTTAGAGTCATAGTGTTATAGAAACATTCCTTGCTTGGCAACTGAGTTAAATCAAGTTTTTCCCAAGCATCTGTAAACTCATATGGATAAACACCCTTTCTAGTAACTAATGACAAGTCTTCGTTGTTAAAAAACATCTTTGTATGATTAAATTGGTCTAAGCTTAAATTTTGTACAAGCGAACTTAAACTACTTCCCATAAATCTAAAGCTATcaacaaatcttaatttaattccaCTTTCTGTATGCTTaacaaatgaaatgtatttttctttgctATTCGGAATTACTTCAACTTTTCTTTCATCACAacctagattttttattataaaatgactaTCGTAATTTGAACTTCCGTGAATTACTACAGgaagaaacttttgattttgtCGCTTTAAGTTACAAGCATAACACAAAACTGATCTAAAACGTCCTGACAAATGACAGTGATCTTTACAAGGTTGGTTGAAAGTTTCAGTAAACTCCGAATTGCAGCATTCACAATGAGTGGTTGACTTAACTCTTTCTTTTTCTTCCTGAGTAAGAGGTagcattgatttgtttacatctaATAAATCACCAATTAGGTTTGCCATGCTTactatatattctacaaatttagcCGAGGCATTAGGTCCTCTATACAAATATGGTTCATTCGGTAagctatttaatatttctatcgggcccctttacagcctctcggttatttttgttatttagttttagtcctccgttcactgttgttgtttttcttattgtcttaatgtgataatgttatttgacacagcgatccgctatttattccttgcactgataacgtgacaccatattttaaaatgtaggtgtccgttaaccctacgggcattgataacctgcgtgttttatgcccttataaaaaaaaaaaaaaaaaataaataaaaaaaatgtaatatttcatcaGGTAGACTGTCTTTATCGTAAGCAAAATACACACAAAAGCTCATTGGCTCGTGAATAGATTTTACAGTTACATGTTGAGACAACTTTTCTTCAGCTAAAGGCTTTTTTAGAATAGATTCAAAATCGCAATAAGCTACAATAGGTACTgggtatttgtaatgaaaatttgaaaaagataaaaacaacggTTCGTCCGAATCATCACTGTCAACAGGCATAATAACTTTAATAGGTTTATGTGAAATACAATCTTTTATATGATTCTTTAACTGTGTTTTAGAATTAGATCCctgaaagtgtttaaaacatcTCTTACAGAAAGAAGCTTG
This Homalodisca vitripennis isolate AUS2020 chromosome 3, UT_GWSS_2.1, whole genome shotgun sequence DNA region includes the following protein-coding sequences:
- the LOC124357906 gene encoding uncharacterized protein LOC124357906, encoding MSKRPLSSTSRDESMEIDFHRESSRKKQRLEACHSGNVFVELKSAFRGILKTYYLKNGCDEVKDIALFLESHKVKLIELVNQQLSVNGAVKFNLVFECTYIKPLSEETQARAFKTKNKKILYDSSIDSIVKRMYRKISQEESEYLDKGSGWTLYKIDGILVRFSRYRPLRGSTYIPLPQIIENKKAVINPKNLHDNQCFKWAIISRYVKGSHRERVNNRYLNLQNKFNFEGISFPTPLNQVKKFEKNNPNVSVNVYSFNESEDVYPLKVCDKELKEHFDLLLYTNNIGISHYCYITNFSRLVRSQITSHETQASFCKRCFKHFQGSNSKTQLKNHIKDCISHKPIKVIMPVDSDDSDEPLFLSFSNFHYKYPVPIVAYCDFESILKKPLAEEKLSQHVTVKSIHEPMSFCVYFAYDKDSLPDEILNSLPNEPYLYRGPNASAKFVEYIVSMANLIGDLLDVNKSMLPLTQEEKERVKSTTHCECCNSEFTETFNQPCKDHCHLSGRFRSVLCYACNLKRQNQKFLPVVIHGSSNYDSHFIIKNLGCDERKVEVIPNSKEKYISFVKHTESGIKLRFVDSFRFMGSSLSSLVQNLSLDQFNHTKMFFNNEDLSLVTRKGVYPYEFTDAWEKLDLTQLPSKECFYNTMTLNDISE